In Mugil cephalus isolate CIBA_MC_2020 chromosome 20, CIBA_Mcephalus_1.1, whole genome shotgun sequence, the following are encoded in one genomic region:
- the rad23aa gene encoding RAD23 homolog A, nucleotide excision repair protein a translates to MQITLKTLQQQTIQIEIDPEQTVKALKEKIEAERGKDNFPVSGQKLIYAGKILQDDTPIKDYKIDEKNFVVVMVSKAKPAAAPAPAAAAAAASPPVSDAPKPPVQDSGSTSTPAPTTTPAPAPAPAAAPAASEEAKEETSAAATEPQQPASSSGGGQGLDASSALVTGAEYEAMLTEIMSMGYERERVVAALRASFNNPHRAVEYLLTGIPSSPVQESNPPAQAPASGPTEAPSLAEGENPLAFLRTQPQFLHMRQAIQQNPALLPALLQQLGRENPQLLQQISQHQELFIQMLNEPVGEGGDAPEVGEMGAAGEEGAPVNYIQVTPQEKEAIERLKALGFPEALVIQAYFACEKNENLAANFLLNQGLEDD, encoded by the exons ATGCAGATCACGCTTAAAACGCTGCAGCAGCAGACGATTCAAATTGAGATAGACCCCGAACAAACG GTGAAGGCCCTGAAAGAGAAGATTGAAGCCGAAAGAGGGAAAGATAATTTTCCTGTATCTGGGCAGAAGCTGATATATGCAGGAAAGATCTTGCAAGATGACACGCCAATCAAGGACTACAAAATCGACGAGAAGAATTTCGTCGTGGTGATGGTGTCCAAG GCGAAGCCggcagcagcaccagcaccagcagcagcagcagctgcagcctcgcCACCAGTCTCAGACGCCCCCAAACCCCCCGTACAGGACTCTGGCTCCACGTCAACACCTGCTCCGACCACAACCCCAGCTCCTGCCCCGGCCCCAGCTGCTGCCCCCGCCGCTTCTGAGGAGGCCAAAGAGGAGACGAGCGCCGCAGCCACGGAACCACAGCAGCCAGCGAG CTCCAGCGGTGGAGGTCAGGGCTTGGACGCCTCCTCGGCGCTCG TGACTGGAGCCGAGTACGAGGCGATGCTGACGGAGATCATGTCTATGGGCTACGAAAGGGAGAGGGTGGTGGCTGCGCTCAGGGCCAGCTTCAACAACCCCCATAGAGCCGTGGAGTACCTCCTCACT GGTATCCCCAGCAGCCCGGTCCAGGAGAGTAATCCTCCAGCCCAGGCTCCCGCATCTGGACCCACAGAAGCTCCGTCTCTAGCAGAAG GAGAGAACCCACTTGCATTCCTGCGGACTCAGCCCCAGTTCCTGCACATGAGACAGGCCATCCAGCAGAACCCTGCTCTCCTACCAGCTCTTCTCCAGCAGCTAGGCCGGGAGAACCCGCAACTCCTACAG CAAATCAGCCAGCACCAGGAGCTGTTCATCCAGATGTTGAACGAGCCGGTGGGAGAGGGGGGCGACGCGCCAGAGGTTGGAGAGATGGGGGCGGCCGGCGAGGAGGGCGCGCCCGTCAACTACATCCAGGTTACACCTCAGGAGAAGGAAGCCATCGAAAGG TTAAAAGCGTTGGGTTTCCCCGAGGCGCTGGTGATCCAGGCCTACTTCGCCTGCGAGAAGAACGAGAACCTGGCGGCCAACTTTCTCCTCAACCAGGGACTGGAAGACGACTGA